In Denitratisoma sp. DHT3, one DNA window encodes the following:
- a CDS encoding aldo/keto reductase produces the protein MKLRPLGSTGILVSEIGLGCASYWGKEIFSESRAIRIVRRASDAGVCYFDTGHSYSDGNAEPRLGKALREMGGRRHELCISSKAGTRFDSRRKLVKDFSPAWIRQSCHESLRRLGLERLPVLFLHGPRIADLSDELMGTLADLKSQGTIGAIGINTFDAPVLDHVERGGGFDVVMLDYNILRQDHEPLIGRLQAQGVGVIAGAALGNALFSNRVFRVRGVRDLWYLARALKNFREGIRRGRMFRFLERTPGATGAQAALAYVLGNSGVAAAVFGTTDEKHLVENLAASGIALPAEVLGRIRAAACP, from the coding sequence ATGAAACTACGTCCTCTCGGTTCGACCGGAATTCTGGTGTCGGAAATCGGCCTGGGCTGCGCGAGCTACTGGGGCAAGGAAATCTTCAGCGAATCGCGTGCGATCCGTATCGTCCGCCGGGCCAGCGACGCCGGGGTGTGCTATTTCGATACCGGCCACAGTTATTCCGACGGCAACGCAGAACCGCGCCTGGGCAAGGCGCTGCGCGAGATGGGCGGACGACGCCATGAGCTGTGCATTTCGAGCAAGGCCGGTACCCGCTTCGACTCCCGGCGCAAGTTGGTCAAGGATTTCTCCCCGGCCTGGATACGGCAAAGCTGTCACGAGAGCCTGCGCCGTCTCGGGCTGGAGCGCCTGCCAGTGCTGTTCCTGCATGGCCCGCGGATCGCTGACCTGAGCGATGAGTTGATGGGTACCCTGGCCGATCTCAAATCCCAGGGGACTATTGGCGCGATCGGCATCAACACCTTCGACGCGCCGGTCCTCGACCATGTCGAGCGTGGCGGAGGCTTCGACGTGGTGATGCTCGATTACAACATCCTGCGGCAGGACCACGAGCCATTGATCGGGAGGCTCCAGGCGCAGGGCGTCGGCGTGATCGCCGGCGCCGCGCTGGGCAACGCCTTGTTCTCGAACCGGGTGTTCCGGGTGCGCGGTGTCCGGGATCTGTGGTATTTGGCCCGGGCGCTGAAGAATTTCCGCGAGGGCATCCGCCGCGGGCGCATGTTCCGTTTTCTGGAGCGGACTCCCGGCGCGACCGGCGCCCAGGCGGCGCTTGCCTATGTGCTCGGCAATTCCGGTGTCGCTGCCGCCGTCTTCGGCACGACGGACGAGAAGCATCTCGTCGAGAATCTCGCCGCGTCCGGCATCGCGCTGCCCGCGGAAGTGCTGGGCCGGATTCGCGCCGCGGCATGCCCTTGA
- a CDS encoding TIGR03619 family F420-dependent LLM class oxidoreductase — translation MKFSYHAGMCNPAFYLELAKAAEAAGYDSFTLPDSIFYPQQADSTYPYNADGSREFLDGVPFLEPFSAVPWMAAVTTKLKFVTSVMKLPIRHPVLVAKSLTSIAVMTGNRFQFGVGLSPWREDFEICDQPWEGRGKRMDEMIAIIRGLSGGEYFGYEGEFYQFPPVKMCPAPSEPIPILIGGHADPALKRAAQLGDGWISAGSSLETLTDMIGKLKTWRAEFGRSHLPFLIQAGGLDAYSTDGVRRLEELGVTETVVAFRDSYAGGPDNRTLAQMLGELNGYAENVIHKVRG, via the coding sequence GTGAAGTTTTCCTATCACGCCGGCATGTGCAACCCGGCGTTCTACCTGGAACTGGCCAAGGCCGCCGAAGCCGCCGGCTACGATTCCTTCACCCTGCCCGACAGCATTTTCTATCCGCAGCAGGCCGACAGCACCTATCCCTACAACGCCGACGGCTCGCGCGAGTTCCTCGACGGCGTGCCCTTCCTCGAACCCTTCAGCGCCGTGCCCTGGATGGCGGCGGTGACCACCAAGCTGAAATTCGTCACCTCGGTGATGAAGCTGCCGATCCGCCACCCCGTGCTGGTGGCCAAGTCGCTCACCAGCATCGCCGTGATGACCGGCAACCGTTTCCAGTTCGGCGTCGGCCTCAGCCCCTGGCGCGAGGACTTCGAAATCTGCGACCAGCCCTGGGAAGGGCGCGGCAAGCGCATGGACGAGATGATCGCGATCATCCGCGGCTTGAGCGGCGGCGAGTATTTCGGCTACGAGGGCGAGTTCTACCAGTTCCCGCCGGTGAAAATGTGCCCGGCGCCGAGCGAACCGATCCCCATCCTGATCGGCGGCCACGCCGACCCCGCCCTGAAGCGGGCGGCGCAACTGGGCGACGGCTGGATCAGCGCCGGCAGTTCCCTGGAAACGCTGACCGACATGATCGGCAAGCTGAAGACCTGGCGCGCGGAATTCGGCCGCAGTCACCTGCCCTTCCTCATCCAGGCCGGCGGGCTCGACGCCTACAGCACCGACGGCGTGCGGCGCCTGGAGGAACTCGGCGTCACCGAAACGGTGGTCGCCTTCCGCGACAGCTACGCCGGCGGTCCCGACAACCGCACCCTGGCGCAGATGCTCGGCGAACTGAACGGCTACGCCGAGAACGTGATCCACAAGGTCAGGGGTTGA
- a CDS encoding pirin family protein produces the protein MTTRTLQKIIPSIPVSDGAGVKLRRSLGQSQGLRLDPFLMLDEFASDDPQDYIAGFPPHPHRGFETVTYLLEGTFQHEDHLGHRGLLRSGGAQWMTAGRGIIHSEMPQQESGRVHGFQFWINLPAREKMKPAAYRDIQPEEIPQVSLTADGGGSVRVVAGTFTAPDRVVAGPIQGLSTAPQFLDVRLPAGNRFVHELPAAHTAFLYPYAGSLQVGAADDFRPLAAHQVGVLSAGDRLEVAAGPDGAGFLLLAARPLGEPVAQHGPFVMNTREEIEQAIADYQSGHLV, from the coding sequence ATGACGACGCGCACCCTGCAAAAGATCATTCCCTCGATTCCGGTGTCGGACGGCGCCGGGGTGAAACTGCGGCGCAGCCTGGGCCAGAGCCAGGGGCTGCGGCTCGATCCCTTCCTGATGCTGGACGAGTTCGCCTCGGACGATCCGCAGGACTACATCGCCGGTTTCCCGCCTCATCCCCATCGTGGCTTCGAGACTGTGACCTACCTGCTGGAGGGCACCTTCCAGCACGAGGACCATCTCGGTCACCGCGGTCTGCTGCGCAGCGGCGGTGCCCAGTGGATGACCGCCGGGCGGGGCATCATCCATTCGGAAATGCCGCAGCAGGAAAGCGGCCGCGTCCATGGTTTCCAGTTCTGGATCAACCTGCCGGCGCGGGAGAAGATGAAGCCGGCCGCCTACCGCGACATCCAGCCCGAGGAGATTCCGCAAGTGTCGCTGACGGCGGATGGGGGCGGTTCGGTGCGTGTCGTCGCCGGCACCTTCACGGCGCCCGACCGGGTCGTGGCCGGGCCGATCCAGGGCCTGTCCACCGCGCCCCAGTTCCTCGACGTGCGCCTGCCCGCCGGCAACCGCTTCGTCCATGAACTGCCGGCGGCGCACACCGCCTTTCTCTATCCCTACGCCGGCAGCCTGCAGGTCGGCGCGGCGGACGACTTCCGTCCCCTGGCGGCGCATCAGGTCGGCGTCCTGTCCGCCGGAGATCGCCTGGAGGTCGCGGCGGGCCCGGACGGCGCCGGCTTCCTGCTGCTCGCCGCCCGCCCCCTGGGCGAACCCGTGGCACAGCACGGCCCCTTCGTGATGAACACCCGCGAGGAGATCGAGCAAGCCATCGCCGACTACCAGTCCGGACACCTGGTCTAG
- a CDS encoding SDR family NAD(P)-dependent oxidoreductase, translating into MSQHSRNPFSIAGKVALVTGASRGIGLAIAELFVEQGAEVIIVARKQETLDQAAAELRAKGGKVHAIASHMGRMEDIQKLVATLDERGLDVDILVNNAGISPPHVESFADTTEALWDKVMDVNLKGPFFLSGAIGKKMAARGGGNIINISTTSALMAQPEIGAYCVSKAALNTVTRCYARELGPRGVRVNAISCGVIKTVMGDHTLNDPQRYADMMKINPLKRAGLPEEVAKAVLFFASDASSYSTGTIFQVDGGVLS; encoded by the coding sequence ATGTCGCAGCATTCCCGGAATCCTTTTTCCATCGCGGGCAAGGTCGCCCTCGTCACCGGCGCCTCGCGCGGCATCGGGCTCGCCATCGCCGAGCTTTTCGTCGAGCAGGGCGCGGAGGTGATCATCGTCGCCAGGAAGCAGGAAACCCTCGACCAGGCCGCCGCCGAGCTGCGCGCCAAGGGAGGCAAGGTCCACGCCATCGCCTCGCACATGGGCAGGATGGAGGACATCCAGAAGCTCGTCGCCACCCTGGACGAGCGCGGCCTGGACGTGGACATCCTGGTCAACAACGCCGGCATCAGCCCGCCCCACGTGGAATCCTTCGCCGACACCACCGAGGCGCTGTGGGACAAGGTGATGGACGTGAACCTCAAGGGCCCCTTCTTCTTGAGCGGCGCCATCGGCAAGAAAATGGCGGCGCGGGGCGGCGGCAACATCATCAACATCAGCACCACCTCGGCGCTGATGGCCCAGCCCGAGATCGGCGCCTATTGCGTCTCCAAGGCGGCGCTGAACACCGTGACCCGCTGCTACGCCCGGGAACTCGGCCCCCGTGGCGTGCGCGTGAATGCCATCTCCTGCGGCGTGATCAAGACGGTGATGGGCGACCACACGCTCAACGACCCCCAGCGCTACGCCGACATGATGAAGATCAACCCCCTGAAGCGCGCCGGCCTGCCCGAGGAGGTCGCCAAGGCCGTGCTGTTCTTCGCTAGCGATGCCTCCAGCTATTCCACCGGCACCATCTTCCAGGTGGACGGCGGCGTGCTGAGCTGA